A genomic stretch from Erigeron canadensis isolate Cc75 chromosome 9, C_canadensis_v1, whole genome shotgun sequence includes:
- the LOC122583783 gene encoding serine/threonine-protein kinase EDR1-like, producing the protein MKKTKADDHHDFGTSTGNDDTFQCEAIRTPREDDIGPYPFGVFYTLDDHYLIRTRQTKGGCYGEEVVVDEEKHGMRSVWRSWKHHKEIHDQSLDFNQQAHKQIGFAYLHNYYYQLMCEKLSNNYSGSSSNSGLWPLSTLQHYSSSSSSSSSSSSSSEENSSAEIMSSILESMGMDYEIFWQDLIINEQIGQGSSANVYHALWYGSDVCVKLFKHQEYYDYVIVGFKQQVASIKRLRHPNILLFIGAVTSRQHLSIVTEFLPRGCLFRILQQNSTWLDWTRRFHMAMDIARGMKYLHHCNPPILHLDLNSSNLLVDENWTVKVGDFGLSCIKDVTHLNVKVDKGTPQWMAPEILRNEDANEKSDVYSYGVILWEIITRKIPWDHLNPTQVIAAVGFMNQRLEIPKDVDPLWASLIESCWFSDPQFRPTFREILYMLKDMQKKFVVEH; encoded by the exons ATGAAGAAGACAAAAGCAGATGATCATCATGATTTTGGCACCTCTACTGGTAATGATGATACATTTCAATGTGAAGCAATAAGAACCCCAAGGGAAGATGATATTGGTCCATATCCGTTTGGAGTCTTTTATACCTTGGATGATCATTATTTAATAAGAACACGGCAGACAAAAGGAGGTTGTTATGGTGAAGAGGTCGTcgttgatgaagaaaaacacGGGATGAGGAGCGTGTGGCGGTCATGGAAACATCACAAGGAAATACATGATCAGTCTCTTGATTTCAATCAACAAGCACACAAACAGATAGGTTTTGCATATCTACACAACTACTACTATCAACTGATGTGTGAAAAATTATCCAACAATTACTCGGGCAGTAGTAGTAATTCTGGGTTGTGGCCGCTATCTACGTTACAACATTATAGTAGTAGTAGCAGCtcaagtagtagtagtagtagtagtagtgaaGAAAATAGCAGCGCAGAAATCATGAGCAGCATATTAGAAAGTA tgGGTATGGATTATGAGATCTTCTGGCAAGACTTGATAATCAATGAACAGATCGGGCAAG GCTCATCTGCGAACGTCTACCACGCACTGTGGTATGGATCT GATGTTTGTGTCAAGCTATTTAAACATCAAGAGTACTATGATTATGTGATCGTAGGGTTTAAACAGCAG GTAGCTTCCATTAAAAGGCTTCGTCATCCAAACATTTTGCTCTTCATTGGGGCTGTAACTTCACGTCAACATCTAAGTATTGTCACTGAGTTTCTTCCTCG TGGATGTTTATTTCGGATACTTCAACAAAATTCAACCTGGTTAGATTGGACACGACGTTTTCATATGGCCATGGATATT GCACGAGGGATGAAATACCTTCATCATTGCAATCCACCTATTCTTCACCTTGATTTGAACTCTTCAAATCTTCTTGTCGATGAGAATTGGACGGTAAAG gttgggGACTTTGGTCTCTCCTGTATCAAGGATGTGACTCACCTTAATGTAAAGGTTGATAAAGGAACG CCTCAATGGATGGCTCCAGAAATTCTGCGTAACGAGGATGCGAATGAAAA GTCGGATGTATACAGCTATGGAGTGATTTTGTGGGAAATTATCACACGGAAGATCCCTTGGGATCACCTTAACCCGACGCAG GTTATTGCAGCGGTAGGATTCATGAATCAAAGACTAGAGATACCGAAAGATGTGGATCCTTTGTGGGCTTCTCTTATTGAAAGCTGTTGGTTCAG TGATCCTCAATTCCGACCAACATTCCGAGAAATACTATATATGCTTAAAGATATGCAAAAGAAGTTTGTGGTTGAACATTGA
- the LOC122581992 gene encoding probable serine/threonine-protein kinase SIS8, translating to MCVSTDARPFTIMKPQAATTSKQSLQTSIASKISNLASKVKLKMKTREKYQDRDDVSAFDCTFQCKERRTPTGNIGPYPFGVFISTEPEERHNSKAEAGMDKMRILLPWKRKEPVIAQYGRSGWYQMNINQEHEPGGPQSSIEDSGLLFSSKHVSNSGITGSSGMSMKSNCIIKDEMETKSVDYKIFWEDLIYIKQIGQGSYGAVYHALWHGSDVAVKVFVGQDFADDMILAFKQEVSLMKRLYHPNILLFMGAVTSPQHLCIVTEFLPRGSLFQILHKNTTRLDRRRRLYMAMDIARGMNYLHHCNPPIVHRDLKSPNLLVNKNWTVKVGDFGLSRIKDQTYLKTNLGKGTPQWMAPELLRNEKADEKSDVYSYGVVLWEIITEKIPWDDLDPMQVIAAVGFMNQRLEIPKHVDPLWVSLIESCWCRLVSLTRIAPQSRPTFQEILYKLKGLQKKFAAEHRR from the exons ATGTGTGTATCCACTGATGCACGTCCATTTACAATAATGAAGCCACAGGCTGCAACCACTTCTAAACAATCTCTACAGACTTCAATTGCCTCAAAGATATCAAATTTG GCTTCAAAGGTTAAACTGAAAATGAAAACTAGAGAGAAATACCAAGATCGTGATGATGTTTCCGCTTTTGACTGTACATTTCAATGTAAAGAAAGAAGAACCCCCACGGGGAACATTGGGCCATATCCATTTGGAGTATTTATTTCCACAGAGCCAGAGGAGCGTCACAATTCAAAAGCAGAGGCAGGGATGGATAAAATGAGAATTCTGTTGCCatggaaaagaaaagagccTGTAATTGCTCAATACGGCCGTTCTGGTTGGTATCAGATGAATATCAATCAAGAACATGAGCCCGGTGGTCCACAATCTAGTATTGAGGACTCAGGGTTGTTGTTTTCTTCCAAACATGTCAGTAATTCAGGTATCACAGGTAGTAGTGGAATGAGTATGAAAAGTAATTGCATTATCAAAGATGAAATGGAGacaaaaagtgtagattatAAGATCTTCTGGGAAgacttgatatatataaaacagatTGGACAAG GTTCTTATGGGGCTGTATATCACGCACTGTGGCATGGATCA GATGTTGCTGTCAAAGTATTTGTGGGTCAGGACTTTGCAGATGATATGATACTAGCGTTTAAACAGGAG GTATCTCTCATGAAAAGACTTTATCATCCAAATATTTTGCTCTTCATGGGGGCTGTAACTTCACCTCAGCATCTATGCATAGTAACTGAATTCCTTCCCCG GGGAAGTTTGTTTCAGATTCTTCATAAAAATACAACCCGGTTAGATAGGAGGCGACGTCTTTATATGGCCATGGATATT GCACGTGGTATGAATTATCTTCATCATTGCAATCCGCCCATTGTTCACCGTGATTTGAAGTCTCCAAATCTTCTTGTAAACAAGAACTGGACTGTGAAG GTTGGTGATTTCGGTCTCTCCCGTATTAAGGATCAAACATACCTGAAAACAAATTTGGGGAAAGGAACG CCACAATGGATGGCTCCAGAACTTCTTCGTAATGAGAAAGCAGATGAAAA gtCGGATGTATACAGCTATGGAGTGGTATTGTGGGAAATTATCACAGAGAAGATCCCTTGGGATGATCTCGACCCAATGCAg GTTATTGCAGCTGTAGGGTTCATGAATCAAAGGCTAGAGATTCCAAAACATGTGGATCCCTTGTGGGTTTCTCTTATTGAAAGCTGTTGGTGCAGGTTGGTCTCATTAACTAGAAT TGCACCACAATCCCGACCAACGTTCCAAGAAATACTATATAAACTCAAAGGTTTGCAAAAGAAGTTTGCGGCTGAGCatagaagataa